A stretch of Cicer arietinum cultivar CDC Frontier isolate Library 1 chromosome 5, Cicar.CDCFrontier_v2.0, whole genome shotgun sequence DNA encodes these proteins:
- the LOC101512211 gene encoding root phototropism protein 2, with protein MATPPNRLSLAMERTGQWIFSQEIPTDVIVEVGEACFSLHKFMLVAKSNYIRKLIMEAEETELTRIDLSDIPGGSGIFEKAAKFCYGVNFEITVHNVAVLRCAAEFLQMTDQYCDNNLAGRTDEFLSKVAFFTLTGSVTVLKSCSYLLPYAEDLNIVKRCVEAVSAKACSEANFPSRSPASWWTEELAVLDIDFFGRVITGMKQRGAKSPTLASALITYTERSLQELVRNHSGNGIQSSDFCNSDSRAKQRTLLEFIVDLFPAEKAAFPINFLCCLLRCAIYLRASTNCKSELEKRISAILEHVTVDDFLVLSFSYDGEKLFDLESVRRIVSVFVEKEKSATVFTPGDLKVPCSSAMHRVAKTVDVYLAEIAAYDELTISKFNGIAILIPKHARKVDDDLYRAVDIYLKAHPKLDEIEREKVCSVMDTLKLSYEARVHASQKKRLPVQIVLHALYYDQLRLRSGSDDGDTAATKKNRLNTDVSLVRENEELRSELAKMKMYVSDMQQKNVSQVHGTTSSHSTKKTKFFSSVSKTLGKLNPFKHEAKDTTHLDDGPVDLIKPRRRRFSIS; from the exons ATGGCGACCCCTCCCAATAGACTCTCTCTTGCCATGGAGAGAACAGGGCAATG GATTTTCTCTCAAGAAATCCCTACTGATGTTATAGTTGAAGTTGGAGAAGCATGTTTCAGTCTCCACAAG TTCATGTTGGTGGCAAAGAGCAACTACATCAGAAAACTAATCATGGAAGCAGAAGAGACTGAACTCACTAGAATCGATCTCTCTGATATACCAGGAGGTTCTGGAATCTTCGAGAAAGCAGCTAAGTTCTGTTACGGCGTTAACTTCGAGATAACGGTCCATAACGTCGCCGTTTTGCGATGTGCGGCGGAGTTTCTCCAGATGACTGACCAGTATTGTGACAATAACCTTGCCGGCCGGACAGACGAATTTCTCTCTAAGGTCGCCTTTTTCACTCTTACCGGCTCAGTCACCGTCCTCAAGTCCTGCAGCTACCTTCTCCCCTACGCCGAAGATCTCAACATCGTTAAACGATGCGTTGAAGCCGTCAGTGCCAAGGCTTGCAGCGAGGCGAATTTCCCAAGCCGCTCGCCGGCGAGCTGGTGGACGGAGGAACTAGCCGTTCTTGACATCGATTTCTTCGGGAGAGTCATCACAGGTATGAAGCAGCGCGGCGCCAAGTCGCCAACCCTTGCAAGCGCGCTGATTACCTACACGGAGCGATCGCTCCAGGAGCTAGTCCGGAATCACTCCGGCAACGGGATTCAGTCATCAGATTTTTGCAATTCAGATTCCAGAGCGAAACAACGCACGCTTCTGGAGTTCATTGTTGATCTCTTCCCCGCCGAGAAAGCGGCTTTTCCGATCAACTTCCTTTGCTGCCTCCTCCGTTGCGCGATCTACCTCCGCGCCTCCACCAACTGCAAAAGCGAACTCGAGAAGCGGATCTCGGCGATCCTAGAACACGTAACGGTGGACGACTTCCTCGTGCTGTCGTTCTCCTACGACGGCGAGAAACTCTTCGATCTGGAAAGCGTACGCAGAATCGTATCTGTATTCGTGGAGAAAGAGAAGAGCGCGACGGTTTTCACACCTGGCGACCTCAAAGTACCTTGCTCCAGCGCTATGCATCGCGTGGCCAAAACCGTCGACGTGTACCTCGCCGAAATTGCAGCGTACGACGAACTCACCATCTCAAAGTTCAACGGCATCGCTATTCTAATTCCAAAACACGCGCGTAAAGTCGACGATGACCTATACCGCGCCGTGGATATCTATCTCAag GCTCACCCGAAGCTAGATGAAATAGAAAGAGAGAAGGTGTGTAGCGTGATGGATACGTTGAAGTTATCTTACGAAGCGCGCGTGCACGCGTCGCAGAAAAAACGGTTACCGGTGCAGATTGTGCTCCACGCGCTGTATTACGATCAGCTGCGGCTGAGAAGTGGATCCGACGACGGCGACACCGCTGCGACGAAGAAGAACAGGTTGAATACAGATGTATCGTTGGTGAGGGAGAATGAGGAATTAAGATCGGAGTTGGCGAAGATGAAGATGTACGTTTCGGATATGCAGCAAAAGAACGTTTCTCAGGTACATGGGACGACGTCGTCGCATTCGACGAAGAAGACAAAGTTCTTCTCTTCTGTTTCGAAAACGCTAGGAAAATTAAACCCTTTCAAACATGAGGCCAAGGATACGACCCATTTAGATGATGGGCCTGTGGATTTGATAAAGCCCAGAAGGAGAAGGTTCTCTATTTCTTAA